The following coding sequences are from one Brienomyrus brachyistius isolate T26 chromosome 2, BBRACH_0.4, whole genome shotgun sequence window:
- the naa35 gene encoding N-alpha-acetyltransferase 35, NatC auxiliary subunit gives MVMKSSMEEDEAGWGLGIPEKMKNNANWVDITQDFKGTCKELNLGELLHDKLFGLFEAMSAIEMMDPKMDAGMIGNQVNRKVLNFEQAVKDGAIRVSDLSLPELIGIMDTCFCCLITWLEGHSLAQTVFTCLYVHNPDLIQDSAMKAFALGILKVCDIAREKVNKAAVFEEEDFQAMTYGFKMANNVTDLRVTGMLKDVEDDLQRRVKSTRIRQGEQRDPEVELEHQQCLALFSRIKFTRLLLTGLIAFTKKETSSVSEAQKLMSQAADLLPAIHSTLHHGVQSQNDTTKGDHPIMMGFEPLVNQRLLPPTFPRYAKIIKREEMVNYFSKLIDRIKTVCEVINTTNLHGILDFFCEFSEQSPCVLSRSLLQTTFLIDNKKVFGTHLMQDMMKDALRSFVSPPVLSPKCCLYNNPQAKDYIDSFVTHCSRPFCSLIQIHGHNRARQRDKLGHILEEFATLQDEAEKMDAALHSMLVKQEPQRQHLACLGTWILYHNLRIMIQYLLSGFELELYSMHEYYYIYWYLSEFLYAWLMSTLSRADSSQMAEERILEEQQKGRSSKKSKKKKKARPLSREITMSQAYQNMCAGMYKTMIALDMDGKVRKPKFELDSEQVRYEHRFAPFNSVVTPPPVHYIQFKEMSDLKKYSPALQSADLYMAASKHFQQARLILENLPSPDPEVNRILKVAKPNIVVMKLLAGGHKKDAKALPEFDFSAHKYFPVVKII, from the exons ATGGTGATGAAGTCATCGATGGAGGAGGATGAAGCTGGCTGGGGACTGGGTATCCCAGAAAAAATGAAGAATAATGCAAACTGGGTGGACATCACTCAGGACTTCAAAGGGACCTGCAAAG AGCTCAATCTCGGGGAGCTTCTTCACGACAAACT CTTCGGCCTCTTTGAAGCCATGTCCGCCATTGAGATGATGGATCCCAAGATGGACGCCGGCATGATTGGGAACCAGGTCAACAGGAAGGTCCTGAACTTTGAGCAAGCAGTCAAG GATGGAGCCATCCGAGTGAGCGACTTGAGTCTGCCCGAACTCATCGGGATTATGGACACCTGCTTCTGTTGTCTG ATCACATGGCTGGAGGGTCACTCCCTGGCACAGACGGTGTTCACCTGCCTGTATGTCCACAACCCCGACCTCATCCAGGATTCGGCCATGAAGGCTTTCGCTCTGGGTATCTTGAAGGTCTGCGACATTGCCCGTGAGAAGGTCAACAAGGCTGCCGTGTTTGAGGAG GAGGATTTCCAGGCAATGACGTATGGTTTTAAAATGGCGAACAATGTGACTGACCTACGAGTAACAG GCATGCTGAAGGATGTAGAAGACGACCTGCAGAGGAGAGTGAAG AGCACACGCATCCGCCAAGGCGAGCAGAGGGACCCGGAGGTGGAGTTGGAA CACCAGCAGTGCCTGGCTCTGTTCAGCAGAATCAAGTTCACACGGCTGCTACTCACTGGGCTGATCGCCTTTACAAAGAAAGAG ACCAGCTCCGTGAGCGAGGCCCAGAAGCTGATGTCCCAGGCAGCCGACCTGCTCCCCGCGATCCACTCCACCCTTCACCATGGAGTCCAGTCGCAGAACGACACTACCAAAGGAG ATCATCCCATAATGATGGGTTTCGAGCCACTGGTGAAccagaggctgctgccccccacATTTCCCCGTTACGCCAAGATTATCAAGAGAGAGGAGATGGTCAACTACTTCAGCAAGCTGATCGACCGCATCAAGACCGTGTGTGAGGTCATCAACACCACCAACCTGCATGGGATTCTG GATTTCTTCTGTGAGTTCAGTGAGCAGTCGCCCTGCGTCCTGTCCAGGTCTCTCCTCCAG ACCACGTTCCTGATTGATAATAAGAAAGTGTTTGGGACGCATTTAATGCAGGATATGATGAAGGATGCCCTGAGGAGCTTCGTAAGCCCCCCCGTGCTCTCCCCAAA GTGCTGTCTGTACAACAACCCCCAGGCCAAAGATTACATCGACTCCTTCGTCACTCACTGCTCCAGA CCGTTCTGCAGCCTCATCCAGATCCACGGCCACAACCGCGCCCGGCAGCGGGACAAGCTGGGCCACATCTTGGAGGAGTTTGCCACGCTGCAGGATGAG GCCGAGAAGATGGACGCTGCCCTGCACAGCATGCTGGTGAAGCAGGAGCCCCAGAGACAGCACCTGGCTTGCCTGGGGACGTGGATCCTGTACCACAACCTGCGCATCATGATCCAGTACCTGCTGAGCGGCTTTGAGCTGGAGCTCTACAGCATGCATGAGTACTACTATATCTACTG gtACTTGTCGGAGTTCCTGTACGCCTGGCTCATGTCCACACTGAGTCGAGCGGACAGCTCCCAGATGGCGGAGGAGCGAATCCTGGAGGAACAGCAGAAGGGCCGTAGCAGCAAGAAGtccaagaagaagaaaaaag CGCGTCCTTTGAGCCGCGAGATCACAATGAGCCAGGCGTATCAGAACATGTGTGCCGGCATGTACAAG ACGATGATCGCCCTGGACATGGATGGGAAGGTGCGCAAGCCCAAGTTCGAGCTGGACAGCGAGCAGGTCCGCTATGAGCATCGCTTTGCACCCTTCAACAGCGTGGTTACGCCCCCGCCAGTGCACTACATACAGTTCAAG GAAATGTCTGATCTGAAGAAGtacagccctgctctccaatcAGCAGACCTGTACATGGCGGCCAGTAAACACTTCCAGCAGGCCAGGCTGATCCTGGAGAACCTGCCCAGCCCTGACCCGGAG GTGAACAGAATTCTCAAAGTAGCTAAACCCAACATCGTGGTAATGAAACTGCTAGCAGGGGGACACAAAAAGGACGCCAAG GCCCTGCCAGAGTTCGACTTCTCAGCGCACAAATACTTCCCAGTGGTGAAGATCATCTGA